ATCCGGAGTGGGTACGGGCCGAGCTGGCCGCCACCGACTCCGACCGGCTCGCCGCCGCGATGAACCCCTCGTTCCTGGCCGCGATGCTGGCCCGCACCGGACGTTCGATGAACACCATCGACCTGTTGACGGTCGCCGGGGCGCTGCCCGGCCGGCCGGACATCGAACTGCGGGAGATCGAGGACCCCGATCATCCTCGCGTCGCACGGGCGCTCAAGTTCCGCGACGGCGTACGGGTCTGGGCCGCCGACGGCGGGGTCCTGGTCCTGGGCCGGGGCGTGGCAGGGCGCTGGGAGTGCGCGATAGAGGTGGACGAGGCGGCGCGCGGGCTGGGCCTGGGACCCGCTCTGGCGCTTGCGGCCCGCCATCTCGTTCCGGACTCGGCGGTGTGGTCCCAGCAGTCGCCGGGAAACGCCCGCAGCGTGCGCACCTTCCAGGCGGCGGGCTTCCGGCCGGTGGGCTCCGAGGCGCTCCTCGTGGCCGGCTAGCGGAAGATGCCCGTGTGGCCCAGTGAGTAGCGTCCCGGCTGCGGGTAGACCGCGAGGCCGTGCGGGCCCGCGCCCACCGGGATGCGGGCCAGCAGCCTGCCGGTCGCCGTGTCGATCGCGTACACCTCGGCGTTGTAACGCCCCGACAGCCACAGCACTTTGCCGTTCGCCGAGACACCCCCCATGTCGGGACTTCCGCCGCCCGGCAGGGACCACTTCTTGGTCAGCCGGTTCTGCGCGAAGTCGAACACCGAGACGGTCCCCTCACCACGGTTGGAGATGTACATCACCTTGGAGTCCCGGCTGATGTAGAGGCCATGGGCCCCTTTGCCCGTAGGCAGCAGCGCGGGCGTGGCGAACGTCTCGCCGTTGAGCACCCACATGCCGTGCGCCATCATGTCGGCGATGTAGAAGGTCTTCCCGTCCGGGGAGAGCTTCACGTCCTGCGGCATCGCGCCGTCGAAGGGCAGCTTCTGCTGCGCGACGACCTCCATCTTCTCGGTGTCGACCTTCAGCAGCTCGCCGGAGAACTCGCAGGAGACGATGAAGTACCGTCCGTCGGCCGAGAAGTCCGCGTGGTTGACGCCGTAACAGGACACCGGGGTGGTCTTGAGAGGGCGCATGGTGTGGGGGTCGCGGAAGACGAGCTCGCGGTCCAGGGACGCCATGACGACGGCGTACTTGCCGTTGGGTGTGAAGTAGAGGTTGTACGGGTCGTGCACATTGACCGGTTTGCCCGCGATGCCGGTTGCCGGGTCGATCGGGGTGAGTGTGTGGCCGCGATTGTTGTTGACCCACAGGGTCTTCATGTCCCAGGACGGGACGACGTGCTGCGGCTGGACCCCGACCTGGATCGTCTCGACGACCTTGTATGTCGCGGGGTCGATGACCGAGACGGTGTTGGAGTTGGTGTTGGGGACGTACACCCGGGAGGGGAAGCCCCGGACGGCGGCGGAGAGCCGGTTCGGCCGGTCCGCCGCGTAGATGTCCTTGGGGTCGAGGACGGGCGGCATGCCGGGCAGTCCGGCCGGGGCGGCCCTCTCGGGCT
This window of the Streptomyces sp. SLBN-118 genome carries:
- a CDS encoding GNAT family N-acetyltransferase, encoding MSEALARILTAAAAGHFPPSDGATTVIGQPNARDAGVMAFTAHSVIFTDEDPEWVRAELAATDSDRLAAAMNPSFLAAMLARTGRSMNTIDLLTVAGALPGRPDIELREIEDPDHPRVARALKFRDGVRVWAADGGVLVLGRGVAGRWECAIEVDEAARGLGLGPALALAARHLVPDSAVWSQQSPGNARSVRTFQAAGFRPVGSEALLVAG
- a CDS encoding YncE family protein, whose translation is MHPTTCRTKRTTVLLAGVLLALLGGCSSPTATTQAHGTNAAALPAEPERAAPAGLPGMPPVLDPKDIYAADRPNRLSAAVRGFPSRVYVPNTNSNTVSVIDPATYKVVETIQVGVQPQHVVPSWDMKTLWVNNNRGHTLTPIDPATGIAGKPVNVHDPYNLYFTPNGKYAVVMASLDRELVFRDPHTMRPLKTTPVSCYGVNHADFSADGRYFIVSCEFSGELLKVDTEKMEVVAQQKLPFDGAMPQDVKLSPDGKTFYIADMMAHGMWVLNGETFATPALLPTGKGAHGLYISRDSKVMYISNRGEGTVSVFDFAQNRLTKKWSLPGGGSPDMGGVSANGKVLWLSGRYNAEVYAIDTATGRLLARIPVGAGPHGLAVYPQPGRYSLGHTGIFR